The window TTCAGAGACGTGGCCCACCCCTACACGAACATAATCGCGCTCTAGGAGCCTTTATATATGACAAGCGGTTGACGTGAGGCCTATCTGGATCGACGTGTTGAGGAGTATCCCGAGGTGGCCGGACGCTACAATGCGGTGGTCTCCCAGATATTCTACGTCAACTTAGGGCTGGCCCTGCCGTCCAAGGACATAGACCCGTCGAGGAGTTCAATCCTCTCGAGCTATCACGCCGACTTGCCGAGGCGCTGGGGCTCGCGGAGGAGAGGTTCGTGGCGTTAGGAAAGGCGCCGACGTAGTGTTCCACTTCTTCGTCCCTCTAGAGGCGGGCACGGCCGCGATAGAGGTCATGTCGAGGACGCACCTCGGCAAGATATCGGAAGGCCCTCTCCTGAGGGAGGTGCGCTTGGTTGAGCGTGACGGCGTGGGCTACCGGACGCTGTCGCTTACGCCGTGTTGCAGGCGGCGAGGCCCGACGGGCCTAGAGACGTCGACGTCGCCCGCTTCGCGCTGGTGGCCGACAGGGTGGACTGGACAGAGCGCGGCGGCTGGCCGAGGAGCTCGGCGTCAAGGATAAATTGATGCTGTTCAAGGAGCTTGTCGGTGTACGAGCCGATACTGCGCTGCGTTGAGACGGGGGACCCCTCCTACCTGGAGCGCGCGGCGGAGTCCGCGCTCAGGACAGGGGCGTACCTAGAGCACGTCTTGGATCTGGCGTTGCTGACGCCCCCGGAGTCCCTCCCGCCGTCGGCAAGGCGCCTTCTGGCCGGGGTCAAACACGTCGTCGAGACGGCCGACTGCGGATCGTTGCCGGAATATCTCAGGACGCCTTGCTGGATAGCGAAGCGGAGGGCGGAGTCGGTCGGGGTCGAGGCCGAGAGGGCGCCGGAGGTCGAGGCCCTGGGCGTCGAGAGGGTCGTCTACGCCTTCTGCAAGGCGTTGGGGGTCGTGGTCTGGCCGTAGAGGCGGGAGTTGCGGGGCAGTCTCGGCAGGAGCGCCATGGCGACCGCCGCGGCGTTTAGGTCAAGCCGGGTCACCCTGCCCCCCGACAGGAGGCCCACGAGCCCCTCCCTATAGCCCACGGCCGGCCTCCCGAAAAAGGACTCGGCGAGCGCCCCCAGCTCCACGCCCGAGAGGACGCCCCCCAGGAAGACGGACGGCACCTGGAAGCCCGGCCCCACGCCAAGCGTCACGAGGCCCGAGGCGTCGGCGATGGCGGCCACCGTCACGTCGAGGTATAGGCCGCCCGCCTCGACGGCCCCCGCCTCTATCCCCACGCCGTGTGCGGCCCCGCGCACGGCCGACAAGGCGCGCCGAGCCCTCTCGACAGCCCCCCGCACCACCTCGCCCAAGCCCACGGGCTGTTGCGGAAGGCCGGGAGGCCTGTCCACTGGCACGGCGGTGGCCCTTATGCCGAACATCCGATACGCCGCTACGACGGCCCTCAGCTTGTTGGGGTTCCTAGACGCCACCGCCACGATCACGGGAGGGGAAGCCCCGCCCTTAAAAAGGATGGCGGCGCCGAGCCCGCCTCCGTTAGTCCGCCTCGGCGCAACGCAATATTTATAAATAGAGGAGGATAGCGCACTTATGAAAGGCCTAACATCGATAGAACTGGCAATACTGCTGGCGATAATAATAGTGATAGCGGTTGCCGTAGGCTGGTACATGTACACCACATTCCTAGGCGCAACTCAGGCACAGGCAAAGTTGGCGGTAACTTCAGCTGTGTTTAAGTCGAATGCGAACCCCCCCACGTTGGTTGTTAATGTGACAAATCCCGGCCCCTCATCCGCTCCCGTACAATCTGTGACGCTCTCTGGTACCACTTGTAGCATCACTCAAGTGATCGACGTAACTGCCAGTATGTCGAGCTCTGGTGGTACGTCGGGCTCTGCTAGTACGTCGAGTACAATAACTGCCACAGGTGGTGTCTACGTAATACCTCCGGGCCACGTTGCGTCGATTCAGGCAAGCTGTTCTGTTTCCGCAACCCCTGGCACTACGCTACAGGGAGTGTTGATATTGGCATCTGGCGGCTCGTTCCCGTTTGTTGCAACAGTTACGTCGTAAAGTTAAAAGCGTAAGATAAATAAAATAACGCGTTTTTAAAGCTCCTATTTTTATAAGTACCCGAAATCTACTATGGATTTTCGAGGTGTCACTGCTGTCTACGGCGGGCCCGGCACGGGCAAGACTGTCTTCGCGGCCTATATAGCGCATAGGCGGCTGGCGCAGGGCGAGAGGGTCCTCTGGGCCACTTTTTACGAGGACAGGCAGACCCTCGTCGATGCAATGGCCAGGCTTGGGTACGACCTCAGCGGGGCCGAGGTCTGGGAAGCTGTGTTGACCGACCCGACGTCGACGTTCAACCAGCTGTCCCATCTCGTCTCGCACAGCCCGCCGAACCTCCTCGTGGTGGACTCAATAACCCAGTTGCAGGGGATAGACGTGAGGGCCAACGTGACCAACTTGATATACCGCGCCTTCAAGTTCGCCGGGATAGACGCCTTGATAGTCTCCGAGGAGCCCGTCGGGGCGTTGGGCCACATAGCCGACAACTTGGTGAGGATGTCGCTGGAGTTCACCCCGAGCGGCTTGGCCGTAAGGCGCATGTACGTGGAGAAGTCGAGGGGCGGCCCCGCCGGCTACTCCAGGGAGTTCGAGATCGTGGAGGGCCGCGGCCTGGTCTTCCTCGACGAGCTGTCGCCTGCGCCCAGACGGGGGCCCCGCCTCCCTCGCGCCGGGGATCCCCAAGCTAGACGAGTATCTCGCGGGGGCCGGATCGGCCCTAATAGTCGGGCCGGAGGCCTCTCTGCTGGCTGCGGGCTGGGCCGCGTCGCTGGCCAAGGCAAGGGTCAAGGTGCTCTTCAGGACGTACAGAGGCGCCGCGCCGAAGGAGGCGGCCGAGGCGGGGGCGGCCGTGGACCGCCTCGCGGCGGATCCCAAGACCTACGGGCGGCACGTCTACGACCTGGTCCAGCGGGTGGACGAGGCGGGCGCCGACGTGGTGTTCTACGACGGGATCGAGGTCGAGGCGTCGGCCTACGGCCCCAGACACGCGGCCGAGCTGAACTTGAGGAAGCTCGCCGCGCTGTCCAAGGCGGGGGTCGCGCTTGTCCTCTCGGGCTCGCGGAGCCTCGGCCTGAGCTCCGCCGTGGACGCGACGGCTAAGACCTCGGGAGGCTCCGTCGCCTTCTCCCGCCCCTACGCGCAGCCCGTAGTCTGTAAGCTGGTCGGCGGACTACCCCAGTGTTGAGGGCCGGCGCCTCTAGCCCCGAGGCCTGGCGGAACGCCGCCTCGACGGCAGTTGTCGGAAATATCTCAGTCTCGTGTTGTATATAGTTACTACGAGAAGATATATAGCGGGGAGCTCGGCAGGCGGCAGTCGCTAGGCGGAGCCTCACTCAAGCGTGGCTAGGACGATGTAGCCGCCTATATCCGAGGGGCTGGCTTAGTTCAGAGCCTCGGTGCGTGAGTCGAATCGCCGCCTCTCCGCACGTCTTCCCTGGAGTAGCTGTTCAGTTTCAAAGTTGCCCGTGCCGTGGCCATCTAGAAGCGGCGATGAGTAGCCCCTGATGTATTCGCGAAGGAAATTGAAGAGGAGATCGGAGACTCTTAGAAAGGGCGGGGCAACGGCGTGTTGGCCGACGCGGCCGCGAGGGGGGTTACAAGTCCGCGGTCCAATCGGCGGCTGAGACGTCTTTTAACGACGCTGAGGCTCCACTCCCCACTTCTAGGCGCCGGCGACAAGTCAATCGACAAACTAGAGGTTGCCCCAAAGCCGGTGATCCGCCGCCCGCAGGAGGCGGCTAGGGCGATGGGGGCCGTCGTAAACACAGCGTCCGCCGCCGGCATGCGGCCCCACGGGCCTCTCCATCTACGGCGCGACGGAGGCTACAGCTGTGAGCTTAGCCGCCGGCGCTGGGGCAGACGCCTCCCTCCACTCTCCAGCGGCCCTCCCGGGCACGCCGAAAGGCCAGCCCGGGCTCGTGTCCTCCGCCCGGAGAGCAGAAGGGGGTCATAAGACCCGGCGCCACTCGGTAGAGGCGGTGAGGACGGCGGTCGAGACGCCCGACACTGCCTCTACACGCGACCACAGTACCCTTAGGCGCGGCGCCCCACAACGCCGCCCGCGCAAAGATATAATTACAGTAAGTTAGAGACGTGGCCGTCACAATCTCTCCCCCGGTCGCCGAGGTGTTGAAAAAAGCCGCCGGAGGCAGGGAGCTGGAAGAATTCCTGCTCGAGCTGGTGGCGGCTAGGCTTGACCCGCCTCAGCGGGTTGAGGCCTACTTGGCGCTTCACGAGAAGTATCTTAGGGAGGCGGAGGAGCTTTACAGAAAGGGCGATCTGGCGCAGGCCGGCGAGAAGTACTGGGGCGCCGTCACGGCGCTACTAAACGCCATAGCCGAGAAGCGAGGCTGGGAACACTACAGCCACCGGGACCACGCCGTCGCCATAAACAGACTGTACAGAGAGTCGAAGGACAGAGAGCTTGTGGTGGGCTTCAGCTTGGCCGAGAGGCTCCACGCCAACTACTACCACAACTTTATGGAGCTGGAGGAATTCGAGCTACATAGAGAGGCCGTACTGAAGCTGGTGGAGAAGCTGAAGAAGTTCCTGTAAAGCGCCGCTTCCGCTGGTTTGGTTAATTTTTATGATATGCAAGACGTTTATGTAGACTTGACGATGGAGCTGGGCCCCGACACCCCCGCCTTCCCCGGCTACCTAAGCCTGCCTTCGTCCAATGATCCAAGATAGAACGGCTACTACTCCCGCGCGATGTACGCGCCGGAGCGCTCCGCCAGACACGTCGACTTCCCCGCCCGCTTCGTGCCGGGGCGAGGACTGTGGACCAGATACCGAGAAGCTCACCGGCGCATTCATCGCACTCGAATTCTCCGACCTGCCGCCCAGAGGCCAGACAACGCTGAGAGCCTTCGAGGCCAAGCCCCCGAGGCGCCGACCCCAGCGCCGTAGTCCTCTTCCGGACGGGATACGACGCCTATGCCAGCACAGACCGCCGGCCGGAGCGCCCCGACACATCGCCCGAGCTCGCCGAGCACCTCGCCAAGCTGGGCATAAACGCCGTGAGGACCGGCGCCCCTCTCCCGACCACGCCCCCTTCGAGATACACAAGATACTCCTGAGGGAGGTACTGATATATGAAAATCTCACAAACCTCGCCGCCGTCGTTGGCAAGAGAGGCCGCTTCTACGGCCTGCCCCTCAAGCTGGCCCAGGGAAGCGGCGCCCCCGTGAGGGCACTCGCTGAGATAACGCCGGCCTAGGCGATTTAATACAGGCGCTCGCCTCCGCGGCCCCGCGAGGATTCTAGCCGCGGTTATCGGCGCGGTGGCCCCCATCTAGGCGCTCGCGGCCGCCAAGAGGCTCCCGCACGAGACTTGGTCTTGCCTACCCCCTACGCTCCGCACACGCCGCCGCGGCGCTATTCGTCATTTAACCAACTCCCCGCCTGCCCTCCCCATTCACCACAAGCCTAGTAGTATCCCAAATCTCGTCCGCCGCAGGCGGGTACACGACCGCCTTCTCCAAAACCGCCAGGGAAGCGGCAACAACGCTGGCTGTCTAATGTCTCAGTTTTAAAAACCGGGTTAAGTAGGAGCGTGTACGCTGTCGTCGCGCACCACTACTGGGGCACGCCTGGCGGAGGCCAGCTGGTCTGCGCCGCCACAGCCTGGTCCCTAGACGCAACGGGCCGCACCCCAGTCCTCACCGGCACGTTCAAGTTCGATCCCGCCAAGTACCGCGAGTGGTACGGCATAGACCTCTCCAAGTACCCCGCGGTGACTTTCCCCATATCGGCGAGGGCCTTCGGACTATGGGCCAGGCTGTGGGTATGGCGCCCCGCCGCCAAAGCCGTAAGGAAGTACAAGCCGGAGATCGTCTTCATAGACGAAGTCACCTACAAGCCGCTTCTGAAGGAGAAGGACTACAAGCTGGTGGAGTACATACACTTCCCCTTCGAGGTGGTGGTAGACCCCCGCTTCAAGGGCACCGGCCTGGCCTACGGCGAGGATCCCTACATAATGGAGCGCTACGGCAAATTCCCCCTAAACCTCTACTGGAAAACCTTCGTCAAGGGGCTCAGGAGGTATATGCGGGAAAACCCCTTCCACGCCGCCGACGTCGTCTTGGTAAACTCCAAGTGGACAGCCGAGGTGGCGAAGATGGTCTACGGCGAGAGGCCCGCCGTCCTGAACCCCCCGTTGCCCCCAAACGTCGAGATAGTAGAGAAGCCAAAGCCCTTCGACGAGAGGAAGCCCTGGGTCGTCATGCTGGGTCGCTTCAGCCAGGAGAAGAGGTACCACTGGGTAGTGACTCAGGTAGCCCCCCGCCTTTTCAAGGAAGTTCCGGAGGCCCGGCTGATAATCTTCGGCGGGGCCGCCACGCCGACTCTCCAGGCGTACAAGGAGCGGGTGAGGCGGATGGCGCAAGAGGCCGGGCTGAAGGTCGCCGAGACGCTGGACGCAGACGCCCAAGTCTACCTAATCGCCAACGCGCCGCGCCGCCTAATAAACGAGGCGATGGACCGGGCAAGGGCCTTCCTCCACGCAACCATAAACGAGCACTGGGGCATAGCGGTGGCCGAGGCCATGGCCCGGGGATTGACACCGGTGGTGCACAAGTCGGGAGGGGCGTGGACCGACCTAGCCGAGGAAGGCCGATACGGGCTCGGCTACCAGACCGCCGAGGAGGCCGTGGAGGCCCTCGCCAAGGCGTTGACGCAACCCCTAGGCCTAGATCCGCGCGAGAGGGTCGCCTCGTTGACCTTGGACAACTACGCTAAGGCCCTCTCGAGATATGTCCGGTAATAAAGCTGTATTAATTACTTGGAGGGATAACTTCAGCGACTTCTCGGGCGGCGTAACGAGGACGGTGCATCTAGCCGGCCTAATCTCGAAATTCCTAGGTGTAAAGATAGATATATGGTTTAGACGCGACACGCCGCGCTCCTTATTGCTGGCCGGTCTAAAGATGATCACGGGGTCGGCCTATTTAAGGGAGGCGAGATTTAAGTATGTCGCCCTGCCTGATTTATCTAGGTACGATATAGTTATTGTTGATTATATAAGATCATTAATATCTGTATATAAACATATAAGAAATAACAAAAAACTAATATATATATCTCATGATTATTATAAGGAACTTCCATACAACGGAATAACCTCTCTCCAGAAGGAGGCCAAAAAGGCTCTTTCCAAGGTCTCGCTCGCCGTGGTCGTTTCTAGACGCGACTACTACCTCCATAAACAAGAAGCACCTGACGTGGAATACGTCGTGTTTCCCAACATATACCCAGAGGAGTTCAAGCCCGAGCCTAGACGCGGCAAGCTAACGTTCGTAACGGTAAAGACGACGCATGTCGACCAGGAGTTCGTCAAGGCGTTGGCCGCGGCGTTGGGCGCAGACACGATAGCCATAGGCAAGAAGATAGCCGGCGCCGAGTATGTCCCCAACGTGGCTACGAGGAGCGAATACCTCGCCACGCTGTCCCAGGGCCATATAGGCATCAACTATTCCAACACCGGCAACTACTACAGCACGGGCTCCAACGTCAAGAGGTACGACTACGCCCTAGCAGGCCTAGCCGTGGCGAACCACGCCCTATCGACAACAGGAGATCCGTTGTTGCCCTGCGAGTTCACGTTCGTCGACGTCTACGACCTGGTTGCGAAGACTGAGGCGTTGCTCGACCGCGTTGATCAGTGCGGGAAGCAAAATAGGGAATACGCCTTGAGGAAATACGAGGAGGCCTACAGAGAACTGGAGAGGAAAATACTAGAGCTTGCGGGGAGGTAAGGCGCCGACTCCTGGGGTTGCGGCCGCCGCTAGCCGCCTAGAAAGCTTAAAATGGCGCGTCAGAGGGCCGTCATGCTGTTGGCGACATATCTGCCGTTCTACAGGTTGCACGAGGTGGAGGCGTACTTCGTAAAGAACGTGGAGTTGCTGAAGCCTAAGGCGGCTGTGATCTACGTCGACAACGTATATAGGAAGGAGCAGAGGAAGATCCTCGAGAGGATCGCGCCGCCGGGCGTCGAGATAAAAGTTGGAAATTGGCGGAATAGAAACGACACGTGGCTCTACATGTTGAGGGACTTCGAGACGTACACGGGGGACTGGCTGGTCGTAGACAGCGACAACGTCGTGGAGCCCCACCTGGCGGAGGCCCACGGAGAGCTGAGGAGGTACCCTATCTACACCGTGCTGGACGAGGAGGCCTGGTCGAGATCGCCCCGCGGCTTTCTAGCGAGGAGCAGGCAGATTGGGTCCGCGGCCGGGAGGCCGGTGTACGCCTACAAGGTCTACGACGACTCGTGGCGCGCCGTCTTCAGAGGAGGGTCCCTCTACTTCATAGGGCCTAAACAGGTAGTGGCGTTCTCCAAGCTCCCCGACCGGGAGATAGTGGAGAGGGTGGGGAGGGCGCTGTCGCGTGTGGACACGTGGTTGCGGAACTTCATCAGCGACGAGACGACGCTCGGCATACTCGCCCATCTGTCGGGGATAGAGGAGGTCCCCTGGATCGTAGCGAGCCATCACCATCACCACGGCTCCACCCCGGCCAAGGCTACGAAGATATATGTAGCCGCGGCCCACTACCAGTTCGCGAGCGCATTGCGGAGAGAGTTCGGCGGCTTTCTGAGGTACAAGACCAAGTACATGCTCTCGGCGCTTAAGAACTTGAGGTATCTGTTAACGCCCTAGCATCCCCCTCACGGCGGCGTAGAGCGTCGCGGGTATCCTCGAGAGGGGCCTCGCCATAGCCGCCATGTAGGCTAGCCAGGAGACGCCGGCCCCCAGACTCCTCGGCCTAAAGAAGCTCATCGACCTGTCGTAATGTAGCCAGAAATCCCCCCGAAGGCCGGCCCCTCTGCGTCAAGGAATACGAGATTCGCGAAAAACTAGGCCTCCCACCGACCCACCATAATCACGACTTATGTCTCCACGCCGGTATACAAACACGGCGAGCTATTCGACGTTAAGGGCTCCCACCTGCTCTCCCACGTACTGATATATCTCTCAGCAACGCATAAAGACGCACTCATCACAGTCTTCAATATAGGGTGAGCATCTTGTTAATCATTGGCTGGGTCACGTCAAGTATCCTAGTTATCCTCAGCTGGGCGTAGACCTGGTTGCCAAGCCTCTTAGCGATCTTAACCATAATAATGGGGAATGGCTCATCTATTAGGAATTCTAGGCCTAGGGTTAGCACCCTTTTACGTGTATCCATTTTTAACTCTGCCTCATGTACTAGGCCACCTTCCTTATGGCCGATATTATGTTTTTGTATCATGTGCACTTGCATATATTCTTTACACCATCCTCAAGGCGAGTTCCTTCAGTACCTTGCCGCTAGCGATCTTCTATACTTCTTCGTCACCCATCTTTCTAGGATAGTTTGCGAAGTCACCCCTTATATAATGAATAGAGGGCTAGGGCCGTTAAGCTGGGTATAGTGGACCTGGTGGACCCCACGGCCTCCGCTGTGGCTAACATGGTTAGGGATGGCCTATTCAACGAGGCCTACTTAGGGATTTGGCAGGCTTAGTGGCCTCAAGGCCAAGGGAGTAGTACGGTATAAACTTCCTGTCCTGAGTTGGATGACTTGACGAGGAATCATAAGGAGTACGCCACCTTAGTCTATAAACTGGGTAGTAGGGATAAGTTAAGGCGTCCAGGTGGCAGAGGAGTAAGATAGCTAAGTTCCTCGTGACCAAACTAGCCATAGCCGCCGAGGCTGACGCATTCACGGGCAACTTCATAGCCCCCAGGCTTAGGGATGATTTAATGAAGAGGATCCAGGAGATCGAGACGCAGTCTATCACTCAGGAAATCTGGAACTAAGCCGACTAAACCACACGGCAAACCTAAGAGGAAGCTCTATAAGAAGTAATCAAATACAATTGATGATTATTACTATATATTATTATACTAATTGGTATTTAATTGATCTATAACTTATGTGAACTTACTAATAATGTTATCGATTCTATCCTTGAACTTTTCGTAAGAGAATTCGTCGGCCTTTTCCTTAGCTAAGTTGCTCATTTTCTCAAATTCCCTATCGCTTGTTAATACTCTACATAATGCATCAGCGGCCTCTTCAGCATTTATGAAGCCATAGCCATATTTACCCATCTCCACTATATCGAACCAAGGTCCACCTGACTTATGCACAATAGGTACTGCACCAGCGGCCATGGCTTCAGCGACCACTATTCCAAAGGGTTCATTAGGCCTTACGTGTATAAATACCATTGATTTATTGAGCATTCTATATATATCATCTATACTTGGATTTATCAATATTTTGACTTTATCATCAATACCTAGCTTTCTTGATAACCCTAGTATATAGTTTACATAGGTTGCTTGAACATTACTGTTAACTGAGCCCATTAAGTAAAGCTTAGTGTTGTGAACACCGCATTTATTAACAGCCTCACTAAACGCTATTAATGTCAAATCCCAGCCTTTGGATGCGCCAAACCTAGCCAGCATACTCACTATAGGTTCCTTATAATCTCTGTACTTAACAACTCTACCTATATCAACTGGCGGATATAAGATGTCTGGCTTATAGCCAAGGGCATTCTTTGAGAGCATTGCGGTAAATAGGCTATTTGCGTAAACCCTATCCTTAACCCTAAATATATTATAATCAGTTATGAATGTTGTTAAAGCATGCATTAATAATCTATGTGGTTTAAAGGTTAATATGGGTCTAGGCCTGCTACTCATTATGGCCCCATGTATATAGTATATATAATTCTGTCTCTGTATCAATACTTTACTGGCTGGAAAAAGAGATGGACTATCAATGAATATTATGTCGAAAATATCAACCATGTTGGCTAATGTTACATTGCCCTGGAGGCTATTAATCATGTCACAGTAAGATCCCCCACAGTTGATAATGCCATATTTAATAACGTGCGCACCTCCTAAATCAACGCCGTGATAATAGCCGATTTTCTCTCTATTAAACGATAATGGAGCCAATACTGCTACATCCGCACCTAAGTCTAGTAATGCCCTAGTCAGCAATGCGTTAAATCTCTGAATACCTCCAACCACACTTGAAGTCCAGTAGACTAATGCCCTCACAGACAAATTAATCTAATTCACTTTAAATAAGTTTGGGTACGATTAAAATGTGACATTTTATGATATTAAATATGACTTAATTAGTTTAGAATTAACTATATTAAAATTATATATTAAGGAATTTTATTAAAGGGTTTTAGAGACTAGTTTCGTAAAATCGCCTATGAAGTTTTCGAAGCTGATCCCCTAGCTCTCTAGGCTTTTACCCGGTAGAGGCTCCATGACTTACTGTTCGTGAGTAGTTTGGCTAACGCCTCCAATGCTTAATCAGGTTGCTGTACCCTAACCCAGCCTCGTCATTTATGGCCAGATCGCTCCGAGTAGCTCCAGACCTATGCGCCGCTAATGGGCACGCCCTAGCCCTGGCCTCAGCCACGGCTATGCCCCAGTGTTCATTAACTGTAGCGTCTAGGAATGCATGGCTGAATCCGTGGATCTGTTTATAATGGCCCTGGGCGCGTTTAGGTTAAGGACTACGTCGGCGTTAACTCCCAGTGGATCACCACCCTCAATGACGCTGATCCTAAGGCCTGTTCCCTTAGCTATTTCAGCAACCCTTCCCCACATAGCACCTCTGGATCCCCGTGGCGGCTCCACCAAATATTACAAGCTTAACCCTCTTAACTAGCCTGGCGTTAGTTCGCTAACGACCTAGTGGTACCGCTTCTCCTCACCGAATCTATTAGGCACAACGGGAGATCCTCTCCTCGAAGAGCCCTGGCGAAGAATATAGGCCGCGCGAATGTTTTTACGTCGAAGGGGATCAAATAGGCGGCGTCAGGAGGATCCACGGCCTCAGTCGGCCAGGTTTTTAATAATGTTGTCGGTTCTTATCACGCTGGCGCGACATCTCGCCGCGATTTCGACCAACCTGCTAGGCGTAGGACTTATATAACGGCGTCTATCTGCCTCTGTGTTTCCCCTATGTGAGGCGGTCGAGATCTCGCCGGTTCTTAGGGGTATTGCCCCCTACGCCGCGTGGGGATCTGCGGTTAAGTACGGGGACTGGATATATATGTACGTCTCGCGGTGCGAGGGCTCTCGGTCGTGTTCCGTCGTTGCGTACAGGTCTAGGGACTACGTAAGTTTTTCCGAGATCGGCGCGGTGTTGGAGGACGGCTTGACGGCGGCGCCGTTCTTCTGGGGGGACAGATATTATCTCGTCTACGTCGACAGGAAGAGGGGGAATAGGGTCAGGCTCGCGTCGTCTAGGGAGCCGGATTCCGGTTTTTCCGACTTGGCGATTCTGGCGACTCCGTCGTCCTTCAACGCCGCCGAGGTCGACCTTGGTAGCAACGTCTACGTGCGCGGCAACGTCGTGGATGTCTTGGTGAGCAATATACTGCCCT of the Thermoproteus uzoniensis 768-20 genome contains:
- the yjjX gene encoding inosine/xanthosine triphosphatase, encoding MIVAVASRNPNKLRAVVAAYRMFGIRATAVPVDRPPGLPQQPVGLGEVVRGAVERARRALSAVRGAAHGVGIEAGAVEAGGLYLDVTVAAIADASGLVTLGVGPGFQVPSVFLGGVLSGVELGALAESFFGRPAVGYREGLVGLLSGGRVTRLDLNAAAVAMALLPRLPRNSRLYGQTTTPNALQKA
- a CDS encoding sodium:proline symporter, which translates into the protein MKGLTSIELAILLAIIIVIAVAVGWYMYTTFLGATQAQAKLAVTSAVFKSNANPPTLVVNVTNPGPSSAPVQSVTLSGTTCSITQVIDVTASMSSSGGTSGSASTSSTITATGGVYVIPPGHVASIQASCSVSATPGTTLQGVLILASGGSFPFVATVTS
- a CDS encoding PaREP1 family protein; its protein translation is MAVTISPPVAEVLKKAAGGRELEEFLLELVAARLDPPQRVEAYLALHEKYLREAEELYRKGDLAQAGEKYWGAVTALLNAIAEKRGWEHYSHRDHAVAINRLYRESKDRELVVGFSLAERLHANYYHNFMELEEFELHREAVLKLVEKLKKFL
- a CDS encoding glycosyltransferase, which gives rise to MYAVVAHHYWGTPGGGQLVCAATAWSLDATGRTPVLTGTFKFDPAKYREWYGIDLSKYPAVTFPISARAFGLWARLWVWRPAAKAVRKYKPEIVFIDEVTYKPLLKEKDYKLVEYIHFPFEVVVDPRFKGTGLAYGEDPYIMERYGKFPLNLYWKTFVKGLRRYMRENPFHAADVVLVNSKWTAEVAKMVYGERPAVLNPPLPPNVEIVEKPKPFDERKPWVVMLGRFSQEKRYHWVVTQVAPRLFKEVPEARLIIFGGAATPTLQAYKERVRRMAQEAGLKVAETLDADAQVYLIANAPRRLINEAMDRARAFLHATINEHWGIAVAEAMARGLTPVVHKSGGAWTDLAEEGRYGLGYQTAEEAVEALAKALTQPLGLDPRERVASLTLDNYAKALSRYVR
- a CDS encoding glycosyltransferase; amino-acid sequence: MRALVYWTSSVVGGIQRFNALLTRALLDLGADVAVLAPLSFNREKIGYYHGVDLGGAHVIKYGIINCGGSYCDMINSLQGNVTLANMVDIFDIIFIDSPSLFPASKVLIQRQNYIYYIHGAIMSSRPRPILTFKPHRLLMHALTTFITDYNIFRVKDRVYANSLFTAMLSKNALGYKPDILYPPVDIGRVVKYRDYKEPIVSMLARFGASKGWDLTLIAFSEAVNKCGVHNTKLYLMGSVNSNVQATYVNYILGLSRKLGIDDKVKILINPSIDDIYRMLNKSMVFIHVRPNEPFGIVVAEAMAAGAVPIVHKSGGPWFDIVEMGKYGYGFINAEEAADALCRVLTSDREFEKMSNLAKEKADEFSYEKFKDRIDNIISKFT